In Alistipes ihumii AP11, a genomic segment contains:
- a CDS encoding LacI family DNA-binding transcriptional regulator: MGTSLKDIAETLNLSKTTVSWVLSGRADEKGISAATQQRVSRCAQRLNYRPNLLARSLNTGESGMIGLILPSISDSFYSQVAREVEMEVEEHGYSLMICSSESEPERENRMIRLFRAKQVDGLIIAPTVRSGEEIRRLVDESFPFVVFDRRFPKLDTHCVLIDNERSSYALVRRLTEDGFRRIAVITTNPHLETMDARRAGYGRALADSGIAFDESLYGEVEFAGYERNLPGVLDRIFARDEGVDGFFFTTHILALEAFRYFHDRGVDINDGYGLACIHEVPFMSVLAPGMHVARMPVGRIGRESVRMLLEDMRRRKSAGEVPPAETVELECELCFRG; encoded by the coding sequence ATGGGGACTTCGCTCAAGGACATAGCCGAGACGCTGAATCTGTCGAAGACGACGGTTTCGTGGGTGCTGTCGGGCCGCGCGGACGAAAAGGGGATCAGCGCCGCCACGCAGCAGCGGGTTTCGCGCTGCGCCCAGCGACTCAACTATCGCCCGAACCTGCTGGCCCGCAGCCTGAATACGGGCGAGTCGGGCATGATCGGCCTGATCCTGCCTTCGATTTCCGATTCGTTTTACTCGCAGGTGGCGCGCGAGGTCGAGATGGAAGTGGAAGAGCACGGCTATTCGCTGATGATTTGCAGTTCCGAGTCGGAGCCCGAGCGGGAGAACCGGATGATCCGCCTGTTCCGCGCCAAGCAGGTCGACGGGCTGATCATAGCGCCGACCGTCCGTTCCGGCGAGGAGATCCGTCGTCTGGTCGACGAGTCGTTTCCTTTCGTCGTGTTCGACCGCCGCTTCCCGAAGCTCGATACGCATTGCGTGCTGATCGATAACGAGCGCAGCAGCTATGCGCTGGTCCGTCGCCTGACCGAGGACGGATTCCGCCGGATCGCCGTAATTACGACCAATCCGCACTTGGAGACGATGGATGCTCGCCGTGCCGGCTACGGGCGCGCCTTGGCCGATTCGGGTATCGCCTTCGACGAGAGTCTGTACGGGGAGGTGGAGTTCGCCGGATACGAGCGGAACTTGCCCGGCGTGCTCGACCGCATTTTCGCGCGGGACGAGGGCGTGGACGGGTTTTTCTTTACGACTCATATTCTGGCGCTGGAGGCTTTCCGCTACTTCCATGACCGGGGGGTCGACATCAACGACGGCTACGGACTGGCCTGTATTCACGAGGTTCCTTTCATGTCGGTGCTCGCGCCCGGCATGCATGTGGCCCGGATGCCGGTCGGACGGATCGGACGCGAGTCGGTCCGTATGCTGCTTGAGGATATGCGCCGCCGCAAGTCGGCGGGCGAGGTTCCCCCGGCCGAGACGGTCGAGCTGGAGTGCGAGCTGTGCTTCAGGGGCTGA
- a CDS encoding glycoside hydrolase family 2 protein gives MKRNPIIRWCLSLLLGLAFAPAWSGPVSLNGTWELSYWKQPAEAITDPAELKGVEVKTIPAQVPGNVELDLLAAGLIDDPMIGANVNKLRAWEGHQWCYARRFTAPKLSEGQRAELWFGGIDCLADIWVNGKHAGSSADMLIERRFDVTDLIEQGGENTVQVIIRPVVPASQDHLLGMFSLGNFATEESVYIRKAPHMYGWDIMPRLVSAGLWRGVELRVLEPARFTDVTWVTTHIDTATRNVSLFVDFQTKLPFDLYDKAKLRFTLTRNGKEAWRGEQIAFMHAGRIVANLEKADLWWPRGYGEPALYEAKSELIGPDGKVLDTDVKRIGLRIVKLDISDIHLPDERGKFCFVVNGEKIFVRGTNWVPLDALHSRDAAQYESAIKLVTDANCNMIRCWGGNVYEDTRFFDLCDENGIMVWQDFAMGCAFYPQRDDFLDQFREEVTSVVLKLRNHASLALWAGNNEDDANLFWSRLQPFHLDPNRDQVSRHVIPEVLYEFDGTRPYLPSSPYYSEAVWEKGSLEQYLPENHLWGPRGYYKDKFYTTAPCTFVSEIGYHGCPNRSSLEKMMTAEGLYPWTEGRQWNDEWITKSTRRFVAWGPTMDRNNLMLNQVNILFGSVPDDLDEFIFASQSVQAEAMKYFVEMWRGRKFERTGIIWWNVRDGWPIISDAVVDYYGSKKLAYYFLSNVQKNVCVFVNDPVDGAYPLVAVNDTRHPAEGTVTVTDVATGREVFKGSYRVGANGRETIARLPVLEGQGMLQIRYEADGERFGNHYLYGEPPYDLKEYRNWLDKTKLYANKDK, from the coding sequence ATGAAAAGAAATCCGATAATCCGATGGTGCCTGAGCCTGCTGCTCGGGCTGGCGTTCGCTCCGGCGTGGAGCGGGCCGGTCTCGCTGAACGGGACGTGGGAACTCTCCTACTGGAAACAGCCTGCCGAGGCCATTACCGATCCGGCTGAACTGAAAGGGGTCGAGGTAAAGACGATTCCCGCCCAGGTTCCGGGCAATGTCGAGCTCGACTTGCTCGCCGCCGGCCTGATCGACGACCCGATGATCGGGGCCAATGTCAATAAGCTGCGCGCGTGGGAAGGACATCAGTGGTGCTACGCGCGCCGCTTCACTGCTCCTAAACTTTCGGAGGGACAGCGTGCCGAGTTGTGGTTCGGCGGCATCGACTGCCTGGCCGACATCTGGGTCAACGGCAAGCACGCCGGCAGCTCGGCCGACATGCTGATCGAGCGCCGCTTCGACGTCACGGACCTGATCGAGCAGGGAGGCGAAAATACGGTGCAGGTGATCATCCGCCCGGTCGTGCCTGCGTCGCAGGACCATCTGCTCGGCATGTTCAGCCTGGGTAATTTCGCGACCGAGGAATCGGTCTATATCCGCAAGGCGCCGCACATGTACGGATGGGACATCATGCCCCGTCTGGTGAGCGCAGGGCTGTGGCGCGGCGTCGAGCTGCGCGTGCTCGAGCCCGCCCGCTTCACGGACGTTACGTGGGTGACCACGCATATCGATACGGCTACGCGCAACGTGAGCCTGTTCGTCGATTTCCAGACCAAGCTGCCTTTCGATCTGTACGACAAGGCGAAGCTCCGCTTCACGCTGACGCGCAACGGCAAGGAGGCATGGCGGGGCGAGCAGATCGCATTCATGCACGCGGGCCGCATCGTGGCGAATCTCGAGAAGGCCGACCTGTGGTGGCCGCGCGGCTATGGCGAGCCGGCTCTCTACGAGGCCAAGAGCGAGCTGATCGGTCCCGACGGCAAAGTGCTCGACACGGACGTCAAGCGTATCGGCCTGCGGATCGTGAAGCTCGACATTTCCGACATTCATCTGCCCGACGAGCGCGGCAAGTTCTGCTTCGTGGTCAACGGCGAGAAGATTTTCGTGCGCGGTACGAACTGGGTGCCTCTCGACGCGCTCCACAGCCGCGATGCGGCGCAATACGAGAGCGCGATCAAACTCGTGACGGACGCTAACTGCAACATGATCCGCTGCTGGGGCGGCAACGTCTACGAGGATACCCGTTTCTTCGACCTGTGCGACGAGAACGGCATCATGGTATGGCAGGACTTCGCGATGGGATGCGCTTTCTATCCGCAGCGCGACGATTTTCTGGACCAGTTCCGCGAGGAGGTCACCTCGGTCGTGCTGAAGCTGCGCAACCACGCGTCGCTCGCGCTGTGGGCCGGCAACAACGAGGACGACGCCAATCTGTTCTGGAGCCGTCTCCAGCCGTTCCACCTCGATCCCAACCGCGATCAGGTTTCGCGTCACGTGATTCCCGAGGTGCTCTATGAGTTCGACGGCACGCGTCCCTATCTGCCCAGCTCGCCCTATTACAGCGAGGCCGTATGGGAAAAGGGCAGCCTCGAGCAGTATCTGCCCGAAAACCACCTGTGGGGCCCGCGCGGATACTATAAGGACAAGTTCTACACGACGGCTCCCTGCACTTTCGTCAGCGAGATCGGCTATCACGGCTGTCCGAACCGCAGTAGTTTGGAGAAGATGATGACCGCCGAGGGGCTCTATCCGTGGACCGAGGGCCGTCAGTGGAACGACGAGTGGATCACCAAGTCGACGCGCCGCTTCGTGGCTTGGGGTCCGACGATGGATCGCAACAATCTGATGCTGAATCAGGTGAATATCCTGTTCGGCTCGGTTCCCGACGATCTGGACGAGTTTATCTTCGCTTCGCAGTCGGTTCAGGCCGAGGCAATGAAATACTTCGTCGAGATGTGGCGCGGCCGCAAGTTCGAGCGGACGGGCATCATCTGGTGGAACGTGCGCGACGGATGGCCGATCATTTCGGACGCCGTGGTCGACTACTACGGCTCGAAAAAGCTGGCGTACTATTTCCTGTCGAACGTGCAGAAGAACGTCTGCGTGTTCGTCAACGATCCGGTCGACGGAGCCTATCCGCTCGTGGCGGTGAACGATACGCGCCATCCGGCCGAGGGAACCGTGACGGTGACCGATGTGGCGACCGGGCGCGAGGTGTTCAAGGGAAGCTACCGCGTGGGCGCCAATGGCCGCGAGACGATCGCCCGGTTGCCCGTGCTGGAAGGGCAGGGTATGCTGCAGATCCGCTACGAGGCCGACGGCGAGCGTTTCGGGAACCACTATTTGTACGGAGAGCCTCCCTACGATCTGAAAGAGTACCGGAACTGGCTCGACAAGACGAAACTCTACGCGAACAAGGACAAATAG
- a CDS encoding glycoside hydrolase family 36 protein: protein MKPFFRTFFSLVLLALAPVLAGAQVTVRMSDDPVDVARWIETRFGKGQIPPFSFVYGGKHSSALLPRWSYSSTKLESDDPDRIEYLYAYTDRSTGLKVECRVKGYPSFHAVEWVLNFTQTGKKDTPILEDVRVTDFRMTYPHSGEVIVHHAEGNHITKNDFAPHSTPLVAGETFAMMPEGGRSSQGQFLPFFNIQTPGGQGVVVAIGWTGTWFADIDKVGDRGFALRSGMKTMRLYLHPDESIRTPSIGLLFWQGDDRMVGNNAFRRFVRVHQARKVDGKPATYPLSFSFNYRDPAPCTEYSCLTADWAIAMVNRYKRFELVPDVFWLDAGWTAGASDYRNGKSWANTNGNWTIDSTRFPEGLRPVADAVHKAGAKFMVWFEPERVVKGTQWAVDYPQWMLDKELPATDKSESRDWLLFDMGNTEAREWLQEYIGDMIEQNGIDYYRQDFNMEPDKYWARYDEPDRIGMKEIRHIEGLYAFWDYLLERFPGLLIDNCASGGRRLDLETIKRSAPLWRSDYYHYDDPDGYQCHNFGLSFFLPFHGTGILQTDPYSFRSSMSSALICNWKITEPNVSFFDMQARIDEYRRVRDYFLEDYYPLTELEGTTRDDIWLAYQYDRPSDGTGIVVAFRRAACPDPALTVRLSGIDASRNYSVYNFDTGESVTVPGAELASGYVLTLPEPRGSMLLRYKLAE, encoded by the coding sequence ATGAAACCGTTTTTCAGAACCTTTTTCAGCCTCGTGCTGCTGGCATTGGCTCCCGTCCTTGCAGGGGCTCAGGTTACGGTCCGGATGAGCGACGATCCCGTCGACGTCGCCCGCTGGATCGAGACCCGATTCGGCAAAGGACAGATTCCTCCTTTCTCGTTCGTCTACGGGGGAAAGCACTCTTCGGCACTGTTGCCGCGCTGGAGCTATTCGTCGACGAAGCTCGAAAGCGACGATCCCGATCGTATCGAGTATCTTTACGCTTACACCGACCGCTCGACCGGCCTGAAAGTGGAATGCCGCGTGAAAGGCTATCCGTCGTTCCATGCCGTCGAGTGGGTACTGAACTTCACGCAGACCGGTAAGAAAGACACGCCGATTCTGGAGGACGTTCGCGTAACCGATTTCCGGATGACCTATCCGCACAGCGGCGAGGTCATCGTGCACCATGCCGAAGGCAATCACATAACCAAGAACGACTTCGCGCCGCACTCGACTCCGCTCGTAGCGGGCGAGACGTTCGCTATGATGCCCGAAGGCGGTCGCTCGTCGCAGGGACAGTTCCTGCCTTTCTTCAACATTCAGACGCCGGGAGGTCAGGGCGTCGTCGTGGCGATCGGCTGGACCGGTACTTGGTTCGCCGATATCGACAAGGTGGGCGACCGGGGTTTTGCGCTCCGTAGCGGAATGAAGACGATGCGCCTGTATCTGCATCCCGACGAGTCGATCCGCACGCCGAGCATAGGCCTGCTTTTCTGGCAGGGGGACGACCGCATGGTAGGAAATAACGCGTTCCGCCGTTTCGTGCGGGTTCATCAGGCGCGCAAGGTCGATGGCAAACCGGCCACGTATCCGCTCTCGTTCAGCTTCAATTACCGCGATCCCGCGCCTTGTACCGAGTATTCGTGCCTCACGGCCGACTGGGCCATCGCGATGGTCAACCGCTACAAGCGGTTCGAATTGGTGCCCGATGTCTTCTGGCTCGATGCGGGTTGGACGGCGGGTGCTTCCGACTACCGTAACGGCAAGTCGTGGGCGAACACGAACGGCAACTGGACGATCGACTCGACCCGCTTCCCGGAGGGGCTCAGGCCGGTGGCCGATGCGGTGCATAAGGCAGGGGCCAAGTTCATGGTCTGGTTCGAGCCCGAGCGCGTCGTAAAGGGCACGCAGTGGGCTGTGGACTATCCCCAATGGATGCTCGACAAGGAGTTGCCCGCTACGGATAAGTCCGAGTCCCGTGACTGGCTGTTGTTCGACATGGGCAATACCGAGGCTCGCGAATGGTTGCAGGAGTATATCGGCGACATGATCGAGCAAAACGGTATCGACTACTACCGTCAGGACTTCAATATGGAGCCCGATAAGTATTGGGCCCGTTACGACGAACCCGACCGCATCGGTATGAAGGAGATCCGTCATATCGAGGGACTCTACGCGTTCTGGGACTATCTGCTCGAGCGCTTCCCGGGTCTGTTGATCGACAACTGCGCGAGCGGCGGCCGACGGCTCGACCTGGAGACGATCAAGCGCAGCGCTCCGTTGTGGCGCAGCGACTATTACCACTACGACGATCCGGACGGCTATCAGTGCCATAACTTCGGACTGAGCTTCTTCCTCCCTTTCCACGGTACGGGTATTCTGCAGACCGATCCCTATTCGTTCCGGTCGAGCATGTCCAGCGCGCTGATCTGCAACTGGAAGATTACCGAGCCTAACGTTTCGTTCTTCGACATGCAGGCTCGAATCGACGAGTACCGCCGGGTGCGCGACTATTTCCTCGAGGACTATTATCCGCTCACCGAGCTGGAGGGCACTACGCGCGACGATATCTGGCTGGCCTATCAGTACGACCGTCCCTCGGACGGCACGGGAATCGTCGTGGCATTCCGCCGCGCGGCTTGTCCCGACCCGGCGCTGACTGTCAGACTGTCCGGGATCGATGCCTCGCGCAACTACTCGGTATACAATTTCGATACGGGCGAGAGCGTGACCGTTCCGGGAGCCGAGCTCGCGAGCGGCTACGTGCTGACGCTTCCCGAGCCGCGCGGCTCGATGCTGCTTCGATACAAGCTCGCCGAATAA
- a CDS encoding nucleotidyltransferase family protein — MNDTHANARPATVADTTCIVLAGGLGTRLRDTIGPVPKCMAPVCGRPFLDYLLRRLHRNGFRKIVLSLGYLHEQVETWVEREKPDFDFDFSVERQPLGTGGAIALAMTRVRTPQALILNGDTFFDMNTDAFLASHASAGTPMSIALKPMRDFDRYGNVRLDADGRVEAFEEKRHCAEGTISAGCYLLRRDSGVLDGLPERFSFETDVLQPLAGRGLVHGYTDNGYFIDIGVPEDYERANRELCKLF, encoded by the coding sequence ATGAACGACACACACGCAAACGCCCGCCCGGCAACCGTCGCAGATACGACCTGCATCGTTCTGGCCGGCGGCCTCGGAACACGCCTGCGGGATACGATAGGTCCCGTCCCCAAATGTATGGCCCCCGTATGCGGCCGGCCTTTCCTCGATTATCTGCTGCGCCGCCTCCACCGGAACGGATTCCGGAAAATCGTATTGTCGCTGGGCTACCTGCACGAGCAGGTCGAGACATGGGTCGAAAGGGAGAAACCGGACTTCGACTTCGATTTCTCGGTCGAGCGTCAGCCGCTGGGCACAGGAGGCGCTATCGCGCTGGCCATGACCCGCGTGCGGACCCCTCAGGCGCTGATCCTCAACGGCGATACTTTCTTCGACATGAACACCGACGCGTTTCTGGCGTCGCATGCGTCGGCCGGCACTCCGATGAGCATCGCGCTCAAGCCGATGCGCGACTTCGACCGCTACGGCAACGTCCGGCTCGATGCGGACGGACGCGTCGAAGCGTTCGAGGAAAAGCGGCATTGCGCCGAAGGGACGATCAGCGCGGGATGCTATCTGCTCCGCCGAGACAGCGGAGTGCTCGACGGCCTCCCCGAGCGGTTCTCGTTCGAGACGGACGTGCTCCAGCCGCTCGCCGGCCGGGGACTCGTCCACGGCTACACGGACAACGGCTATTTCATCGATATCGGAGTTCCCGAAGACTACGAGCGGGCCAACCGGGAATTGTGCAAGCTATTCTGA
- a CDS encoding family 78 glycoside hydrolase catalytic domain, translating into MNYGTFRSMTVLLGAAALWGTGCSDSGSAQIEDMRCEYMRSPVGIGLDMPPRFTWTYAGDEDFVQGKCRVRIASTKEALADSLAPGDVWTSPEIVSGNGFVECDAALALEPRTRYYWSATAWDEAGRIVCSPVDSFETAMADGGWTAKWITDRHDKNFAPSPMLRKSFTVKDGVREARLYMSAAAYGKMTVNGEPVTENKLEPGYTHYDKRNLYATYDVTKLLRPGENVVAAVLGNGFYNEIAPVATWDFEDARWRDRARMICELYIVYGDGTSEVIASDGSWKTATGPYLQNNIYSGDTYDARLEIPGWDRPGFDDRAWKPALEVAAPSPVLTAQTMPGIRPTREIKPVGVRSFGDTVYVFDFGENMSGLCRLKISGERGTKVEMQHGELLKDNGRVEMRNIDIYYDPMPGLGFQTDYYTLKGDGEETFTPDFNYHGFRWVEVRSDRPMKLDENSLTALCMHTAVEPVGEFRCSNDMLNEVWKATRRAYLANLMSIPTDCPQREKNGWTADAALAIDLALLNYDGILFYEKWFDDVADNIREDGRIAGIIPTSSWGYDDWIGPVWDASILIIPNAIYNYYGDKRTIEKIYPTVEKYLTYLKTREDSTGLVTYGIGDWVFYKTQTPTAYTSSCFYYLDYALMSRFAELTGRDAAPFREKAERIREAVNRIYFDSTAASYANGSQAALAVALGLGIVPEGYEQRVADNLAKAIEDNDFHLDFGTLGSKYALRMLTRYGHGDVAYKMASQKDCPSWGWWIEQGFTTLAETWALSPEFRDASVNHVFLGDVSAWMVSDIAGINFDPERPGYRHIVFRPHFFDGLDWAEAEYRSVSGPIRSRWERKGDRVVLTVTVPVNSTATVEAGGKTVEVGAGTHDFKF; encoded by the coding sequence ATGAACTATGGTACTTTCCGATCGATGACCGTCTTGCTGGGTGCGGCGGCATTGTGGGGAACCGGCTGCTCGGACAGCGGCTCCGCGCAGATCGAAGACATGCGGTGCGAGTACATGCGCTCGCCCGTGGGGATCGGCCTCGACATGCCGCCCCGTTTCACATGGACCTATGCGGGCGACGAGGATTTCGTGCAAGGCAAGTGCCGCGTGCGGATCGCTTCGACCAAAGAGGCGCTCGCCGACTCGCTGGCTCCGGGCGACGTATGGACCTCGCCCGAGATCGTTTCGGGGAACGGCTTCGTAGAGTGCGACGCCGCTCTGGCGCTGGAGCCCCGCACGCGCTACTACTGGAGCGCGACGGCATGGGACGAGGCCGGACGGATCGTCTGCTCGCCGGTCGACAGCTTCGAGACGGCGATGGCCGACGGTGGCTGGACGGCGAAATGGATCACCGACCGTCACGATAAGAACTTCGCTCCCTCGCCGATGCTGCGCAAGTCGTTTACTGTGAAGGACGGCGTCCGCGAGGCGCGGCTGTATATGAGCGCCGCGGCCTACGGCAAGATGACGGTCAACGGCGAGCCTGTGACCGAGAACAAGCTCGAACCCGGCTACACGCATTACGACAAGCGCAACCTGTATGCGACCTACGACGTGACGAAGCTGTTGCGTCCGGGCGAGAACGTCGTGGCCGCCGTGCTCGGCAACGGCTTCTACAACGAGATAGCGCCCGTGGCGACATGGGATTTCGAGGACGCCCGCTGGCGCGACCGCGCGCGGATGATCTGCGAGCTGTATATCGTCTACGGAGACGGCACGAGCGAGGTGATCGCTTCGGACGGGTCGTGGAAGACGGCTACGGGTCCCTATCTGCAGAACAACATTTACAGCGGCGACACCTACGACGCCCGTCTGGAGATTCCGGGCTGGGACCGTCCGGGCTTCGACGACCGGGCATGGAAGCCGGCCCTCGAGGTAGCGGCTCCCTCGCCCGTTCTGACGGCGCAGACGATGCCCGGCATCCGTCCCACGCGCGAGATCAAACCCGTCGGGGTGCGTTCGTTCGGCGATACGGTCTATGTGTTCGACTTCGGCGAGAATATGTCGGGATTGTGCCGGCTGAAAATTTCGGGCGAGCGGGGCACGAAGGTCGAGATGCAGCACGGCGAACTGCTCAAGGACAACGGCCGCGTCGAGATGCGCAACATCGACATCTATTACGATCCGATGCCGGGACTGGGCTTCCAGACCGACTACTATACGCTCAAGGGCGACGGCGAGGAGACCTTCACGCCCGATTTCAACTATCACGGCTTCCGGTGGGTCGAGGTGCGCTCCGACCGCCCGATGAAGCTCGACGAGAACAGCCTCACGGCGCTTTGCATGCATACGGCCGTCGAGCCGGTGGGCGAGTTCCGCTGCTCGAACGACATGCTGAACGAGGTGTGGAAAGCCACGCGCCGCGCCTATCTGGCGAACCTGATGAGCATTCCGACCGACTGTCCGCAGCGCGAGAAGAACGGCTGGACGGCCGACGCGGCGCTGGCGATCGATCTGGCGCTGCTCAACTACGACGGTATCCTGTTCTATGAGAAGTGGTTCGACGATGTCGCCGACAATATCCGCGAGGACGGTCGGATCGCCGGCATCATCCCGACCTCGAGCTGGGGGTACGACGACTGGATCGGTCCGGTCTGGGACGCCTCGATACTGATTATCCCGAACGCGATATACAACTATTACGGCGACAAGCGCACGATCGAGAAGATCTATCCGACGGTCGAGAAGTACCTGACCTATTTGAAGACCCGCGAGGATTCGACGGGGCTGGTAACTTACGGTATCGGCGACTGGGTGTTCTACAAGACGCAGACGCCTACGGCCTATACGTCGAGCTGCTTCTACTACCTCGACTATGCGCTGATGAGCCGTTTCGCGGAACTGACCGGCCGCGACGCCGCTCCGTTCAGGGAGAAAGCCGAGCGTATCCGCGAGGCGGTCAACCGAATCTACTTCGACTCGACCGCCGCGTCGTACGCCAATGGCTCGCAGGCCGCGCTGGCCGTCGCGCTGGGACTCGGCATCGTGCCCGAGGGCTACGAGCAGCGTGTGGCCGACAATCTGGCCAAGGCGATCGAAGACAACGATTTCCATCTCGACTTCGGCACGCTCGGCAGCAAGTACGCCTTGCGCATGCTGACGCGCTACGGTCACGGCGACGTAGCCTACAAGATGGCCTCGCAGAAGGACTGCCCCTCTTGGGGATGGTGGATCGAGCAGGGCTTCACGACGCTGGCCGAGACGTGGGCCCTGTCGCCCGAGTTCCGCGACGCGTCGGTCAACCATGTTTTTCTGGGCGACGTCAGCGCCTGGATGGTCAGCGACATCGCGGGCATCAACTTCGATCCCGAACGGCCCGGCTACCGCCACATCGTGTTCCGCCCGCATTTCTTCGACGGGCTCGACTGGGCCGAGGCCGAGTATCGTTCGGTCAGCGGTCCGATCCGTTCGCGTTGGGAACGCAAAGGCGACCGCGTCGTGCTGACGGTGACCGTTCCGGTCAACTCGACCGCGACGGTCGAGGCCGGCGGCAAGACGGTCGAGGTCGGAGCCGGGACGCACGATTTCAAGTTTTAG
- a CDS encoding ROK family protein → MKKNILGVDIGGTKCAVIYGQKEGDTLHLVEKVKFPTTSVDETIANICSEIEQMMGRHGLDSSNTGAIGISCGGPLDSKRGVVMSPPNLPGWNDIPIVRMLEERFGIRTGIHNDANACALAEWKFGAGVGTQNMVFLTFGTGLGAGLILDGKLYAGTNDNAGELGHIRLSEFGPVGYGKCGSFEGFASGGGIAQLARFKVSEKQQMGESVAWCPPGQLDSISAHTVALAAASGDPLALEIYRISATYLGRGLAMVIDLLNPEVIVIGSIYVRNRELMEPFVLQEIEREALSHARRVCSVRPAKLGEQIGDYAALSVAANLI, encoded by the coding sequence ATGAAGAAAAATATCTTGGGCGTCGACATAGGCGGAACCAAATGCGCCGTGATCTACGGACAGAAAGAGGGCGATACGCTGCATCTGGTCGAAAAGGTGAAGTTTCCCACGACGAGCGTCGACGAGACGATCGCCAACATCTGTTCCGAGATCGAGCAGATGATGGGCCGGCACGGCCTCGACTCGTCGAACACGGGCGCGATCGGGATCAGTTGCGGCGGGCCGCTCGACAGCAAGCGAGGCGTGGTCATGTCGCCGCCTAACCTGCCCGGGTGGAACGATATTCCGATCGTCCGGATGCTCGAGGAACGTTTCGGGATCAGGACGGGAATCCATAACGACGCGAACGCGTGCGCGCTGGCCGAGTGGAAGTTCGGCGCCGGCGTCGGGACTCAGAACATGGTGTTTCTGACGTTCGGCACCGGACTCGGCGCCGGGCTGATTCTCGACGGCAAGCTCTACGCCGGGACGAACGACAACGCCGGCGAGCTGGGGCATATCCGCCTGTCGGAGTTCGGTCCGGTGGGATACGGCAAGTGCGGTTCGTTCGAAGGGTTCGCCAGCGGCGGCGGCATCGCCCAGCTGGCCCGTTTCAAGGTGAGCGAGAAGCAGCAGATGGGCGAGAGCGTCGCCTGGTGCCCGCCGGGACAGCTCGACTCGATCAGCGCGCATACGGTCGCGCTGGCCGCTGCCTCGGGCGATCCGCTGGCGCTCGAAATCTACCGGATTTCGGCGACTTACCTCGGACGGGGACTGGCGATGGTCATCGACCTGCTGAACCCCGAGGTGATCGTCATCGGCAGCATCTATGTCCGCAACCGCGAGCTGATGGAGCCCTTCGTGCTGCAGGAGATCGAGCGCGAGGCGCTTTCGCACGCGCGCCGGGTGTGCTCGGTGCGGCCCGCCAAACTGGGCGAGCAGATCGGCGACTACGCTGCGCTGTCCGTAGCGGCCAACCTGATTTAG
- a CDS encoding SIS domain-containing protein, giving the protein MEDIISKSLKQAQDVLQAFVSNPDTVSRMRQAVDMLAAALENGNKILSCGNGGSLCDAAHFAEELTGRFRRDRRPLPAMAINDAAYMTCVGNDFSFDQIFARWVEAFGRPGDVLLAISTSGNSGNVVMAVEKAREAGMKVLALTREGTNKLSEMADVAICAPTAPYSDRIQEIHIKVIHILIEALEAAVIYKDGTGER; this is encoded by the coding sequence ATGGAAGATATTATCAGCAAGAGCCTCAAGCAGGCGCAGGATGTGCTGCAGGCGTTCGTTTCGAATCCGGACACGGTGAGCCGGATGCGTCAGGCGGTCGATATGCTCGCGGCCGCTTTGGAAAACGGAAACAAGATTCTCAGCTGCGGCAACGGCGGGTCGCTGTGCGACGCGGCGCATTTCGCCGAGGAGCTGACCGGCCGTTTCCGCCGCGACCGCCGGCCGCTGCCGGCCATGGCGATCAACGACGCGGCTTATATGACCTGCGTGGGCAACGATTTCAGTTTCGATCAGATTTTCGCGCGCTGGGTCGAGGCTTTCGGACGTCCGGGCGACGTGCTGCTCGCGATCAGTACGAGCGGCAACTCGGGCAATGTCGTGATGGCCGTCGAAAAAGCGCGCGAGGCCGGTATGAAAGTGCTGGCGCTGACCCGAGAGGGGACCAACAAACTGTCCGAAATGGCCGACGTGGCGATTTGCGCGCCGACCGCGCCGTATTCCGACCGGATTCAGGAGATCCATATCAAGGTGATCCACATCCTGATCGAAGCGCTCGAGGCCGCGGTGATATACAAAGACGGAACGGGGGAGCGGTAG